The following proteins are co-located in the Leucoraja erinacea ecotype New England chromosome 4, Leri_hhj_1, whole genome shotgun sequence genome:
- the LOC129696215 gene encoding ankyrin-1-like, with protein sequence MSTFSNHPSLLFLQQGQTPLHLAAENNHSEVVKLFLKQKPELVMSANVEGSTCAHIAASKGSVAVIKELLKFNKAGVTTARNKNKDSSPIHLAAAGGHAEVVKVLLEAGASATDEDAEGMNAVHLAAKNGHINVLEALKGAISFKITSTKTGFTALHVAAHFGQMDFVREILTKMSATIRSEIPKTAIEGLPSKEQPSEVIKVVTLTSYGLADYEQQAKPQ encoded by the exons ATGTCGACGTTCTCTAATCATCCTTCTTTGCTGTTTCTACAGCAAGGACAAACACCCCTCCACCTGGCTGCGGAGAATAATCATTCAGAGGTCGTGAAACTCTTCCTCAAGCAAAAGCCTGAATTGGTGATGTCGGCAAACGTGGAGGGGTCCACTTGTGCGCATATTGCCGCTTCAAAGGGGAGTGTTGCCGTGATAAAGGAACTGCTGAAGTTCAACAAAGCTGGAGTTACCACTGCTCGGAATAAG aataaagacTCCAGCCCAATCCACCTTGCGGCTGCTGGAGGTCATGCTGAGGTTGTTAAAGTGTTGTTGGAAGCTGGTGCTTCTGCCACTGATGAGGATGCA GAGGGAATGAATGCAGTTCATTTGGCTGCCAAAAACGGACACATTAATGTCCTTGAAGCTCTGAAAGGTGCTATATCCTTTAAAATAACCAGTACAAAG ACTGGATTCACAGCCCTTCATGTGGCTGCACACTTTGGCCAGATGGACTTTGTGAGGGAGATTCTCACCAAGATGTCGGCAACTATACGCAGCGAGATCCCAAAGACTGCGATCGAGGGACTTCCATCGAAAGAGCAACCAAGCGAGGTAATAAAAGTTGTGACCCTTACATCATATGGGTTAGCTGATTATGAACAACAAGCTAAGCCACAATGA